One Terriglobales bacterium genomic window, ATGCAGTAAACAACGCGGTGATTTTCAGAAAGTCTGCCGCAGGAATTGTCATCCCGTGCGTGGCGAAGGACCTGCATTCCGCGCTGCGCCATCATTGCCGCTTGCGCCGGCCACAACCGCGCGCGCAAGAACGTGAAACGTGAAACTTGAAACGTGAAACTTGAAACTGCCTTTAAACCACTTTTCCCGCCGCGATCTCTTTGACCAGCTTGACGTCGGCCTCCAGGAAGTCGTACGACGGCAGCTCGCGCCGCGACACCCAGCGCACGTCGCGGAAGATGCGGTTGTCCACCTCACCCTCCCAGTCCTTCACCAGGAAGAAAATCAATTCCACCGTGCGCTTTCCCCGCGGATACCGGTGCCGCAGGCGCGCCACCTCCGGGCCGACGTCAGGCTGAATGCCCAGCTCCTCGTCGAGTTCGCGCACCAGCGCATGCTTGGCCGACTCTCCGTGTTCAATCTTGCCGCCGGGGAACTCCCA contains:
- a CDS encoding (deoxy)nucleoside triphosphate pyrophosphohydrolase codes for the protein MTPTIKVVAALMVRDGKLLICQRTRYQTMPLKWEFPGGKIEHGESAKHALVRELDEELGIQPDVGPEVARLRHRYPRGKRTVELIFFLVKDWEGEVDNRIFRDVRWVSRRELPSYDFLEADVKLVKEIAAGKVV